One window of the bacterium genome contains the following:
- a CDS encoding TolC family protein has product MRFLYLFCLILLVLPSIVSNAIAVEPNQRLHEYIEYAKTNHPEFRAMSAMIEAEQYRAKMSRGWMNPMFRVGLMNVPSKTLAVDEDPMTMLQASIMQKILLPGQTKRKTAIGNEKTRTREQELTADINTMSQMIRMAYFETAAAKAELAILEAGL; this is encoded by the coding sequence ATGAGATTTCTCTATTTATTCTGTCTAATCTTGCTCGTCTTGCCTTCAATTGTCAGCAACGCAATCGCGGTCGAACCGAATCAACGACTGCACGAATACATCGAGTATGCCAAAACGAATCATCCAGAATTTCGCGCGATGAGTGCGATGATCGAGGCAGAGCAATATCGTGCAAAAATGAGTCGGGGATGGATGAATCCGATGTTTCGCGTCGGGCTAATGAATGTTCCCAGTAAGACGCTGGCGGTGGATGAAGACCCGATGACGATGTTGCAAGCGAGCATCATGCAAAAGATTCTGCTGCCCGGACAAACAAAGCGAAAAACTGCCATCGGTAATGAGAAAACCCGCACCCGCGAACAGGAGCTGACAGCAGACATCAACACGATGTCGCAAATGATCCGTATGGCATATTTCGAAACTGCCGCTGCGAAAGCGGAGTTGGCGATTCTCGAAGCAGGATTACA
- a CDS encoding sodium-dependent transporter, protein MSKPRENWGSKIGIVLAVAGSAVGLGNFLRFPSEVVQNGGGAFMIPYFIAFLFLGIPIAFAEWTLGRYGGQYGRGSAPGVFDVVARKWWAKYLGIFGLFVPLVINFFYLVIESWCLAYSAFSLLGYYSPITNPADMKDLLTEFQGLAPAKQLPDLPWLYIFFFVTFGVNYWIVSRGIVSGIERLNKICMPLLFLLAGFLFVRVLTLGTPNPSLPDQNVANGLGFMWNPDFSALLNVDVWMAAAGQIFSTLSVGMGAILAYSSYLKKDDDVAHSALSSATTNEFAEVILAGTIIIPATFIFLGAVGAKEVAQSGSFNLGFVTMPLIFNQLPLGSVFGFMWFFLLTLAGITSSVSLIQPILTFMQDELHISRVRATIIIGALTLLVGFVLIQTIALGTIDEFNFWGGTFLPVVSALVMVWIFSWIFGAKEGWEELNRSSHIKIPRLFVSVIKYIKPLYLLVMLSLWVWKNVPIITMSAIADPKVWHTTIWTRIWLLLLIAILILAIYYAGRDYATSKPTSGKGNES, encoded by the coding sequence ATGAGCAAACCACGTGAAAACTGGGGCAGTAAAATCGGAATCGTTCTGGCAGTTGCTGGCAGCGCTGTCGGATTAGGCAATTTCCTCCGCTTCCCTTCGGAAGTCGTTCAGAACGGCGGCGGCGCGTTCATGATTCCCTACTTTATTGCCTTCCTCTTTCTTGGCATTCCGATTGCCTTCGCCGAATGGACGCTTGGTAGGTATGGCGGTCAATATGGGCGCGGATCAGCGCCAGGGGTATTCGATGTTGTCGCACGAAAGTGGTGGGCAAAGTATCTCGGCATTTTTGGTCTCTTTGTCCCATTGGTTATAAACTTTTTCTATCTCGTTATCGAGTCCTGGTGTTTAGCTTATTCTGCATTTAGCCTGCTGGGATACTACAGTCCGATTACCAATCCCGCTGATATGAAAGACTTGCTGACCGAATTCCAAGGATTAGCTCCTGCGAAGCAACTTCCCGATTTACCATGGTTGTACATTTTCTTTTTTGTAACGTTTGGTGTGAATTACTGGATTGTCTCACGTGGGATCGTTTCAGGCATAGAACGACTCAACAAAATCTGTATGCCGTTGCTCTTTTTGCTGGCAGGTTTTCTCTTTGTTCGAGTATTGACGCTGGGTACTCCGAATCCATCGTTACCGGATCAGAATGTCGCCAATGGATTAGGTTTCATGTGGAATCCAGACTTTAGTGCATTGCTCAATGTCGATGTTTGGATGGCGGCGGCTGGTCAAATCTTCTCTACACTCTCGGTGGGAATGGGTGCGATCCTCGCGTATTCCAGTTACTTGAAGAAAGATGACGATGTCGCCCACTCAGCTCTCTCTTCTGCAACGACGAATGAGTTTGCCGAAGTGATTTTAGCGGGAACCATTATCATCCCAGCGACATTTATTTTTTTGGGAGCGGTCGGTGCGAAAGAAGTGGCGCAAAGCGGTTCCTTTAATCTTGGCTTTGTTACGATGCCGCTCATTTTCAATCAACTTCCGCTCGGTTCAGTTTTTGGGTTTATGTGGTTCTTTTTGTTAACGCTGGCAGGCATTACCTCTTCGGTGTCGTTGATTCAACCGATTCTTACATTTATGCAGGATGAGCTGCACATTTCAAGGGTTCGTGCGACAATCATTATTGGTGCGCTAACATTACTCGTAGGTTTTGTTCTAATACAAACCATCGCCTTGGGTACTATTGATGAGTTCAATTTCTGGGGAGGAACTTTTCTTCCGGTCGTCAGTGCACTGGTAATGGTTTGGATTTTTAGTTGGATTTTCGGTGCCAAGGAAGGATGGGAAGAACTCAATCGTAGTAGTCACATCAAGATACCTCGTTTATTTGTCTCGGTGATAAAATACATCAAGCCATTGTATTTATTGGTGATGCTCTCGTTATGGGTGTGGAAAAACGTACCCATCATCACGATGAGTGCCATTGCCGATCCGAAGGTTTGGCATACGACTATTTGGACAAGAATATGGTTATTGTTGCTTATTGCAATCCTAATCCTTGCGATTTATTATGCCGGTAGAGATTATGCGACCTCCAAACCTACATCAGGGAAGGGAAACGAATCATGA
- a CDS encoding DUF1385 domain-containing protein — protein MGKSVSNIRIFQRIAVLARLLRHACFLPFIALFRAIEEVSENTAQETSDKVTDPPIDEVEWTSAGMSCPVAPDQGDGLGVRKSNAVGGQAVIEGVMMRGSNHVATAVRAADGRIVCRLQDFPPISHKNPLFKKPIARGAGMLFETLKLGIGTLDWSAKIATYGETMDDKPPSLGEKILAKLSLPIGLIAGMALFLWLPYSVAKWTIGADGNQFLYHLVSNGMQMTLLVTYMWAISLSKEIRRVFEYHGAEHKGIATYEAGDPVQPVIMKTHTRFHPRCGTSFLLVLGLVTMIFFTMLDATLLLFGFVYPSAIVRVLMHLPFIPVVAGIGYEVLKWSDRKKNVRAVTMLIQPGLWLQRITTKEPDLDQLEVSAVSLRAAIQGKLQLTEQVVSETMFLETPAKA, from the coding sequence ATGGGAAAGTCGGTCAGTAACATTCGCATTTTTCAAAGAATAGCAGTATTGGCACGTTTGCTTCGGCATGCGTGCTTTTTGCCGTTTATCGCACTATTTCGCGCCATCGAAGAAGTCTCCGAGAACACAGCTCAGGAAACCAGCGATAAAGTAACGGATCCACCCATAGACGAAGTGGAGTGGACATCAGCGGGAATGTCGTGCCCTGTAGCTCCCGATCAAGGCGACGGGTTAGGTGTGCGCAAATCGAATGCTGTTGGCGGTCAAGCGGTAATCGAAGGGGTGATGATGCGCGGGAGCAATCATGTTGCAACCGCCGTCCGGGCTGCCGATGGTCGCATTGTATGCCGGTTGCAGGATTTCCCACCGATTTCGCATAAAAACCCACTTTTTAAGAAACCTATCGCACGTGGCGCCGGGATGTTGTTCGAGACTCTTAAGCTTGGCATCGGAACGCTGGATTGGTCGGCAAAGATTGCAACTTACGGCGAAACGATGGACGATAAACCACCTTCGCTCGGTGAGAAAATTTTGGCCAAGTTATCGCTTCCAATCGGACTGATAGCGGGGATGGCGCTCTTCCTTTGGTTGCCGTACTCGGTAGCGAAATGGACAATTGGCGCCGATGGCAATCAGTTTCTTTATCACTTGGTGTCGAATGGAATGCAGATGACTCTGCTTGTAACGTACATGTGGGCGATTTCACTCTCGAAGGAAATCCGCCGCGTCTTCGAGTATCATGGCGCAGAGCATAAGGGGATTGCGACTTACGAAGCGGGTGATCCAGTGCAACCAGTAATAATGAAAACACATACCCGCTTTCATCCCCGGTGTGGCACGAGTTTTCTATTGGTGCTGGGACTGGTCACGATGATTTTCTTTACCATGTTGGATGCTACGTTGTTGCTTTTCGGTTTTGTATATCCCAGCGCGATTGTTCGGGTACTGATGCATCTTCCGTTTATTCCGGTTGTTGCCGGGATAGGCTACGAAGTGTTGAAATGGAGTGATCGTAAAAAGAATGTTCGCGCCGTTACGATGTTGATTCAACCGGGCTTATGGCTGCAACGCATCACAACCAAAGAACCTGATCTCGATCAATTAGAAGTCAGTGCTGTTAGTCTCCGAGCCGCAATCCAAGGGAAACTTCAACTTACCGAACAAGTAGTTTCGGAAACAATGTTTTTAGAAACACCCGCTAAAGCGTAA
- the rpmE gene encoding 50S ribosomal protein L31, whose protein sequence is MKTTIHPNYQMSKVHCACGNEFMTRSTNTHGELKVDICSACHPFFTGQNKLVDTAGRVDKFMKKYGKVGQ, encoded by the coding sequence ATGAAAACGACAATACATCCGAATTATCAGATGTCGAAAGTACACTGCGCCTGCGGCAACGAGTTTATGACCCGGAGCACCAACACCCATGGTGAGTTAAAGGTTGATATTTGCAGCGCATGCCATCCTTTCTTCACTGGACAAAACAAATTGGTCGATACGGCTGGCCGTGTCGATAAGTTCATGAAGAAGTATGGGAAAGTCGGTCAGTAA
- a CDS encoding YbjN domain-containing protein, producing the protein MDNKHQTNTSSPLFEALQQFLDGSGLEYETIEANRGIRVAMELDNAQYSTLFLLGENNFIAVTVTPFRTPKSRRMRVIEMLNRINFDLAFGNFEMDREDGEIRFRAGFPHKHLPFPTEFWSPFVFMGFGMMNRFWPAIQAICWTNIPIEQALHDALDHQIHDERWQSDEPFPKDEAEGEE; encoded by the coding sequence GTGGACAATAAACACCAAACCAATACCTCCTCCCCATTGTTCGAAGCTCTGCAGCAGTTCCTCGACGGTTCTGGTTTGGAGTATGAGACCATTGAGGCTAACCGTGGAATTCGCGTTGCGATGGAACTCGACAATGCGCAATATAGCACACTTTTTCTCCTCGGAGAGAACAACTTTATCGCGGTAACGGTAACCCCCTTTCGCACCCCGAAGTCGCGGAGGATGCGAGTAATTGAAATGCTAAATCGAATCAATTTTGATTTGGCATTCGGCAATTTTGAGATGGATCGGGAGGATGGAGAGATTCGTTTTCGAGCGGGATTTCCTCACAAACATCTGCCATTCCCCACGGAGTTTTGGAGTCCATTCGTCTTTATGGGATTTGGTATGATGAATCGGTTCTGGCCGGCAATTCAAGCGATCTGCTGGACAAACATCCCGATTGAACAAGCTTTACATGATGCCCTCGACCACCAGATTCATGACGAACGGTGGCAAAGTGACGAGCCTTTTCCCAAAGATGAAGCCGAAGGGGAAGAATAA
- the rho gene encoding transcription termination factor Rho has translation MELAELKSLKISELNDIAKSLKIDDYSGMPRQDLIFKILERQTEKDGLIFANGVLEILPEGYGFLRSPTSNYLPGPDDIYVSPSQIKRFGLRKGHIVSGQIRPPKESERFFALLKVEAINFEAPEETRNKILFDNLTPVYPNERLKQEFEGCDITSRSIDLFTPVGKGQRSLIVSPPRAGKTIILQKIASSIARNHPEVLLIVLLIDERPEEVTDMQRTVRGEVISSTFDEKPERHIQIANMVIEKAKRLVEYGHDVVILLDSITRLARAHNAVAPHSGRVLSGGMDATALYEPKKFFGAARNIEEGGSLTIIATALIDTGSRMDEVIFEEFKGTGNNEIVLDRRMAELRIFPAIDLNKSGTRHEELLLSETELNRIWILRNMLGDLSPADAMRFLVDRMRGAKTNSDFLSSMGKS, from the coding sequence ATGGAACTCGCCGAACTAAAATCGCTCAAGATTTCTGAGTTGAACGACATCGCGAAAAGTCTTAAGATCGACGACTACTCCGGTATGCCGCGTCAGGATTTGATTTTTAAAATCCTTGAACGGCAAACGGAAAAAGACGGTTTGATTTTCGCGAACGGTGTATTGGAAATTCTGCCGGAAGGTTATGGATTCCTTCGCAGCCCTACATCCAATTACCTTCCCGGTCCCGACGATATCTACGTCAGTCCCTCGCAAATCAAGCGATTCGGATTGCGCAAAGGTCATATCGTTAGCGGTCAAATACGTCCTCCGAAAGAGAGCGAACGCTTCTTCGCCTTGCTCAAGGTAGAAGCGATCAATTTTGAAGCGCCGGAAGAGACCCGTAACAAGATTCTCTTCGACAATCTAACTCCGGTGTATCCGAACGAACGTTTAAAGCAAGAGTTCGAGGGTTGCGATATTACCAGCCGTTCAATCGACTTGTTTACTCCGGTAGGAAAAGGGCAACGTTCGCTGATCGTATCACCGCCTCGTGCCGGTAAAACGATTATTCTGCAAAAGATTGCGAGTTCAATCGCGCGTAATCATCCGGAAGTATTGCTGATCGTTTTGCTCATCGACGAACGTCCGGAAGAAGTCACCGATATGCAACGTACTGTTCGTGGTGAAGTGATTTCCTCGACCTTCGACGAAAAGCCGGAGCGCCATATTCAAATCGCGAACATGGTGATTGAGAAGGCGAAACGGTTGGTGGAGTATGGTCATGACGTAGTGATTTTACTCGACTCGATTACCCGACTCGCACGCGCGCACAACGCCGTCGCTCCCCACTCCGGACGTGTATTGTCTGGTGGTATGGACGCTACTGCTTTATACGAACCGAAGAAATTCTTCGGCGCTGCCCGTAATATCGAAGAGGGTGGTTCGCTGACGATTATTGCAACCGCATTAATCGACACCGGTAGCCGGATGGATGAAGTAATTTTTGAAGAGTTCAAAGGAACGGGTAACAACGAAATCGTGCTCGACCGCCGGATGGCAGAGTTGCGTATTTTCCCCGCCATCGACTTGAACAAGTCAGGTACCCGTCACGAAGAGCTCTTACTAAGCGAAACGGAGCTGAACCGGATCTGGATTCTGCGGAACATGCTCGGCGATTTATCACCAGCCGATGCTATGCGATTCCTTGTCGACCGGATGCGTGGCGCAAAGACCAACTCCGACTTCCTTTCCTCAATGGGCAAATCGTAA
- a CDS encoding bifunctional folylpolyglutamate synthase/dihydrofolate synthase, which translates to MSDYQENLNWLFQRHRFGMTRTLDTTRKLLAFFGNPQDQIPAVHVAGTNGKGSTCAIVSSILQVPGLRTGLYTSPHLVDWRERIRIDGVLVSEDLVATLLVSIRPLADSLQATFFEVTTALAFQVFRELRCDFNVIETGLGGTWDCTNVLHPVVAHLTRIDLDHTEILGNTRIEIARDKSGIWKPTSFATASKQTAPVEKYLKTRWQERKAKSLRLASETVKVTERKVIAPGSSVHSGQFVTVHPISDEAISELQNLPPLYLPLLGKHQLENLAGVFCILLGLREAGYKIEDEAIVDGLKSIAWDSRMQVHGTSPLTISDAAHNPAGAKALVKTLLEKYPLAPPSRYRIVLSLLAEKDIDGYLSELAQLNPIVYATTLEGSRGRSGTEIAHFCTKHGLEATAHSNPKDALSSAYNACYDQDTLVITGSHYLLGALLDVISGNK; encoded by the coding sequence ATGAGTGATTATCAAGAGAACCTCAATTGGTTGTTTCAGCGCCATCGGTTTGGGATGACACGCACACTCGACACAACCCGTAAACTGTTAGCCTTCTTTGGCAATCCCCAAGATCAGATTCCTGCTGTACATGTTGCTGGTACTAACGGCAAAGGTTCGACCTGCGCGATAGTCTCTTCGATTCTACAAGTACCCGGATTACGTACTGGGTTGTATACCTCTCCACATTTGGTCGATTGGCGCGAACGTATTCGGATCGATGGAGTGCTTGTTTCTGAGGATCTGGTAGCAACGCTACTCGTTTCGATCCGTCCACTCGCCGATTCGTTACAAGCAACTTTTTTCGAAGTTACAACAGCTTTGGCGTTTCAAGTTTTCCGGGAGTTACGATGCGATTTTAACGTAATTGAGACCGGACTCGGAGGAACGTGGGATTGTACGAACGTACTGCATCCAGTCGTCGCACACCTTACCCGCATCGATTTAGACCACACCGAGATCCTTGGCAATACAAGAATTGAAATCGCGAGAGATAAATCCGGCATTTGGAAACCTACGAGCTTTGCAACGGCATCCAAGCAAACAGCTCCGGTGGAAAAATACCTCAAGACCCGTTGGCAGGAGCGGAAGGCAAAATCGTTACGATTGGCGAGTGAGACAGTAAAAGTCACCGAGCGAAAAGTGATAGCACCAGGTTCTTCGGTGCACTCAGGGCAATTTGTAACGGTTCATCCAATCAGTGATGAGGCGATTAGTGAGCTACAAAACTTGCCGCCTTTGTACTTACCACTGCTCGGCAAACATCAGTTGGAGAATCTTGCTGGTGTGTTTTGCATCCTGCTGGGGTTGCGAGAAGCCGGCTATAAAATCGAAGATGAAGCGATTGTAGATGGTCTGAAGAGCATTGCATGGGATTCCCGAATGCAAGTGCATGGTACGAGTCCCTTGACGATATCGGATGCCGCCCATAACCCCGCCGGAGCGAAGGCACTGGTCAAAACACTACTTGAGAAGTATCCACTCGCCCCTCCGAGTCGATACCGAATTGTACTTAGCCTGCTCGCGGAAAAGGATATTGACGGGTACTTAAGTGAGCTAGCTCAACTAAATCCAATCGTTTATGCAACGACATTGGAGGGTAGCCGTGGTCGATCCGGAACCGAGATTGCGCATTTTTGCACCAAACACGGATTGGAAGCAACGGCACATTCAAATCCAAAGGACGCGTTAAGTTCAGCATATAACGCGTGTTATGATCAAGATACTCTGGTTATCACGGGATCTCATTACTTGCTCGGAGCCTTGCTCGATGTGATTTCGGGTAACAAATAG
- the murI gene encoding glutamate racemase, translating to MYYKNCTSLPIGVFDSGVGGLTVLAALRRKLPDESYIYLGDTARVPYGSKSATTVEGFALQIGAWLALQPVKAIVVACNTASAFALPKLREALPVPIFGVVQPGAAAAVSLAKTRIGVLATRGTIISKAYETAIQRIQPSMDVVSQAAPLLVPLVEEGELTSPIVRLAIENYLTMIRTKHCDTLLLGCTHYPLLKPILAEMLPDITIIDSAEATAAVVATELAVRQLRVDALCQDNEPQFTIAFTDTGGNTVEIAERFLGEPLPHIVTVTIEMLEAAAKQIFFTVRLVQ from the coding sequence GTGTATTATAAAAATTGCACATCCTTACCAATTGGTGTCTTCGACAGTGGAGTAGGCGGACTCACGGTGTTGGCGGCACTGCGGCGAAAGCTGCCCGACGAGAGTTACATCTATCTCGGCGATACTGCGCGAGTTCCCTACGGCTCGAAATCAGCTACAACTGTCGAGGGGTTCGCATTACAAATCGGCGCATGGTTAGCGCTACAACCAGTTAAAGCGATTGTAGTCGCTTGCAACACTGCCAGTGCCTTCGCACTACCCAAGCTTCGAGAAGCGCTTCCAGTACCCATTTTTGGCGTTGTTCAACCGGGCGCAGCGGCAGCCGTATCGTTGGCTAAAACGCGAATCGGTGTTCTTGCCACTCGTGGAACGATTATTAGCAAAGCCTACGAGACAGCAATTCAACGCATACAACCGAGTATGGATGTGGTGTCGCAAGCAGCGCCGTTGCTCGTACCGTTGGTGGAAGAAGGGGAGTTGACGTCGCCCATCGTGCGTTTAGCTATCGAAAACTATCTCACAATGATTCGCACAAAGCATTGCGATACACTGCTCTTGGGGTGCACACATTATCCATTATTAAAACCGATATTAGCGGAGATGTTACCTGATATTACAATCATCGATTCAGCAGAAGCAACGGCAGCTGTGGTAGCAACCGAGTTAGCGGTTCGACAGTTGCGAGTGGATGCATTATGTCAAGATAACGAGCCTCAATTCACTATTGCATTCACCGACACTGGCGGAAACACCGTGGAGATTGCCGAGCGCTTTTTGGGTGAACCGCTTCCACACATTGTTACTGTTACGATTGAGATGTTGGAAGCAGCGGCTAAGCAAATCTTTTTTACCGTCAGGCTTGTACAATGA
- a CDS encoding cytochrome c family protein, whose product MRKSVYAAAFAAMFLFVTTVSFAEEAAKAAPTMIGLKKCAMCHKGEAKGKIYESWMETGHAKAYSLLANEKSAEVMKKLNRTGSAQDDKECLSCHVTNMTLKDEGVSCESCHGAGSDYSPMKVMKDHAASVAAGMVEKPKEGCVKCHNEKSPTYKEFKLDEAWAKVAHGKAK is encoded by the coding sequence ATGAGAAAGTCCGTTTACGCAGCCGCATTTGCTGCCATGTTTTTATTCGTAACCACTGTTTCTTTTGCCGAAGAAGCGGCAAAAGCCGCTCCGACGATGATTGGACTAAAAAAATGTGCGATGTGCCATAAAGGCGAAGCCAAAGGTAAAATCTACGAATCGTGGATGGAAACCGGTCATGCAAAAGCATATTCGCTTTTAGCCAATGAGAAATCAGCAGAAGTCATGAAGAAGCTAAATCGTACCGGTTCAGCGCAAGATGATAAGGAATGCTTGAGCTGCCACGTGACGAACATGACTCTCAAAGATGAAGGGGTGAGTTGTGAAAGCTGCCATGGCGCTGGATCCGACTACAGCCCAATGAAAGTGATGAAAGATCATGCCGCATCGGTAGCCGCCGGTATGGTAGAGAAGCCGAAAGAAGGTTGTGTCAAATGCCATAACGAAAAGAGCCCGACTTACAAAGAGTTTAAGTTGGACGAAGCTTGGGCGAAAGTTGCTCACGGGAAAGCCAAGTAG